DNA sequence from the Streptomyces cinnabarinus genome:
GCGTAGCCGTTCTCGAAGTTCAGCGGGACGCCGACGAGGTCGACGAGGAGCCAGGCGAACCAGAACTCGACCATGCTGCGGGCCTGGGCGTACATGGCGACGATGGTGCCGACGAAGATGTAGGCGTCGGGCCAAGGGTCCCAGGACAGGCTCGGGTACGCCTTGAAGAGCAGGGCCACCCCGACCGTGCCGGCGGCGGCGAGGGCCACCATCGCGGCGCGCTCGGTCCAGGTGGCGAACCGTACGGAGACCTTGCCGTCCGCGGCCTTGTCGGTGCCGCGGTTCCACTGCCACCAGCCGTACAGAGCGACGGCCATGATCACGACCTGCTTGCCGGCGCTGCCGGTCAGATGACCGTAGAAGGCGCCGAAGAGGACGAGGCCGGAGAGGAACTGGACCGGCCAGGTCCACAGGGAGCGCCTGAAGCCCAGCGCGAGGGTGATGAGGCCCAGGCTGTTGCCGACCATGTCCGACCAGATGATGTGCTGGTCGAACAGGACGAAGGCCTCGGAGTTGAGCCAGTTCACTTGGCTGCTCCCAGCAGCCGCTCGACGTACTTGGCGACGACGTCGACTTCCAGGTTGACCGGGTCGCCGGGCTGCTTGAGGCCGAGCGTGGTCAGGGCGAGGGTGGTGGGGATGAGGCTCACGGTGAAGTAGTCGGGGCCCGCGTCCACGACGGTCAGGCTGATGCCGTCGACGGTGATGGAGCCCTTCTCCACGACGTACCGGGCGAGGTCCGCGGGGAGCGAGATCTTGATGATCTCCCAGTTGTCGGAGGGCTTGCGCTCCAGCACCGCGCCGGTGCCGTCGACATGTCCCTGCACGATGTGGCCGCCGAGGCGGGCGCCGACCGCGGTGGGGCGCTCCAGGTTGACGCGGGAGCCGACGTCGAGGGCGCCCAGGCTGGAGCGGTTGAGGGTCTCGGCCATGACATCGGCGGTGAACTCGTCGCCCTCGTGGTCGACGACCGTGAGGCAGACGCCGTTGACCGCGATGGAGTCGCCGTGCTTGGCGCCCTCGGTGACGACGGGGCCGCGCAGGCGGAAGCGACAGGCGTCACCGAGGTTCTCGACGGCGGTGATCTCGCCCAGCTCTTCGACGATTCCGGTGAACACTTCCCGGGTCCTCCTGCCTCATGGGGGCACGGACTCCGGGGCTGTCGATGACGACAGAGAACACGGACTGCGGCACCGGGAACGACGCCGGAAGAACTCGTCCGCGAAGGAACGAGCTCACATCGGCGGCGCGCACGAATGCCCGCCCGCCGCGCACTGCCTCCCATCCGGACTTTAACCGTCGGTCCAGGAATTTCACCTGGTCAACCGGCCGCTGGAAGCGGTCGGGTCGCGGACTGTAACCGCCGGTTCGGACTTTCACCGACCCCGGAGTGCGCTGCTTCTGGTACAGGGCCAGTGTGCCACGCCCGGCAGTCGTCCATGCGGGTGAGGGCTGTGGGGTGGCTCACAGGCGGTCCGGCTGGACTCCTTCGGCGCTTCTTCCACAGTCCCTCAACTCCTCTTCAACCTTGAATTGGTCCATACCTATTGACGCATTGGTCTAGTCCTCCCTACTGTCTGGCCAACTTCCGTGGAGAGGAACCGACTTGCTGTCACGCAACCGAGCGAGAACCTCCCTGCTCGCGGGCGCCGCGGCCATCGCCGGGCTGCTGCTCGCCGGCCTTCCAGCGACCGTCTCGCACGCCGCCGACCAGGAGTCCTGCCGCCCTGACGGGCTCTACAAGACCCCCGGCGTGGACGTCCCGTACTGCTCGGTCTACGACGCCGAGGGCCGGGAGAAGATGGGCGCCGACCACCAGCGCCGGGTGATCGGCTACTTCACCGGCTGGCGCACCGGCAAGGACGGCACTCCCGCCTACCTCGCGCCGGACATCCCCTGGGACAAGGTCACCCACCTCAACTACGCCTTCGCGCACATCGACGGCTCCAACAAGCTCTCGGTCGGCGCGGACGGCGCGACCAACGCCGCGACCGGGATGACCTGGCCGGGGGTGAGCGGCGCGGAAATGGACCCGGGCTTCTCCTACAAGGGCCATTTCAATCTGCTCAACAAGTTCAAGAAGCAGCACCCGAACGTCAAGACGCTGATCTCGGTGGGCGGCTGGGCCGAGACCGGCGGCTATTTCGACGCCAACGGCACGCGCGTGAACTCGGGCGGCTTCTACTCGATGGCCACGAATGCCGACGGCTCGGTGAACCAGGCGGGCATCGACACCTTCGCGACGTCCGCCGTCGACTTCATCAGGAAGTACGGCTTCAACGGCGTCGATATCGATTACGAGTACCCGACGACCATGAAGGACGCGGGCAACCCGCTCGACTGGTCCTTCGCCAACGCCCGCAGGGCCGGTCTGGTCAAGGGCTACGCGGCCCTGATGAAGACGCTGCGCGAGAAGCTCGACCGGGCGGGCGCGGCGGACGGCAAGCACTATCTGCTCTCGGTCGCGGCGCCGTCCTCCGGATATCTGCTGCGCGGCATGGAGACCTTCCAGGTGCAGAAGTACCTGGACTACGTCAACATCATGTCCTACGACCTGCACG
Encoded proteins:
- a CDS encoding nicotinamide mononucleotide transporter family protein, which produces MNWLNSEAFVLFDQHIIWSDMVGNSLGLITLALGFRRSLWTWPVQFLSGLVLFGAFYGHLTGSAGKQVVIMAVALYGWWQWNRGTDKAADGKVSVRFATWTERAAMVALAAAGTVGVALLFKAYPSLSWDPWPDAYIFVGTIVAMYAQARSMVEFWFAWLLVDLVGVPLNFENGYAFSGFVYVIYGALVLWGMRDWWLRSRRDSRPVLEGAPA
- a CDS encoding riboflavin synthase, with the translated sequence MFTGIVEELGEITAVENLGDACRFRLRGPVVTEGAKHGDSIAVNGVCLTVVDHEGDEFTADVMAETLNRSSLGALDVGSRVNLERPTAVGARLGGHIVQGHVDGTGAVLERKPSDNWEIIKISLPADLARYVVEKGSITVDGISLTVVDAGPDYFTVSLIPTTLALTTLGLKQPGDPVNLEVDVVAKYVERLLGAAK